In the Silvanigrella aquatica genome, ATCAGCATTATAATCTGTATAATATTCATCGAAAGTATAATTTTTGCCCATTTCCATCATAGAGTAAACTTTATCTGAGAGAGATATAAGTGATTTTTTTTGTATTTGAATTAAACTATTTGTAATTTCAGGATCCTTGATTGGCATTAATTTACACTTTTTCACATAAAAAACAAGATCGATATAAGTTACAACTTTGTTTTTTAATAAATCGCAAGCCTGTGTCCGATTTTCTATTTGATTCATAAGGTATTCATTATTATTTAAATGAACCAAAGATTTTTTTTCTTGATTTTCATCTGCATAAACTTTTGTATCAATAAAAAAAATAAAAAACATTATTACAACATTAAAAACTATAAATAAAAATTTATTAAACATATTTTTCACAATTTTCTCATAAAAATTCATCAAAACAAGATATCTCTCATCTAAAAACACTCTACCAAATTTAAAACAAAAATATTGCAATATTTTTTATTTTAACTTAAAATATCACTTTGCGTGCGAATAACAGGAGGTTAAGTGCAAGCTTCAAATATCGTTTCATTGCATGACATCCAAGTCGCCTTTATAAAAAACAAACCCGTTCTCCAAAACTTAAATTTGGAAATAGAAAAAGGAACTTCTTTAACCATTCTTGGGCCAGGCGGATCTGGTAAAAGCACACTTCTTAAGGTTATATTAGGAATCATCAAACCGCAATCAGGTTCAGTGAACGTTCTGAACAAAGAAGTCAATCGATTAAAAGACGCTCAACGCGCAGACCTCTTTAAAAAAATGGGGATGGCTTTCCAGCAAGGAGCCCTTTTTGACTTTATGACCGTAAGAGAAAATTTACTTTTTGCAATGGAAAATATGACTGCATTTTCTAAGGAAGACAGAGAAAAAAAAGTTCTGTCCTTTTTAGATCAAGTTTTACTTTCACATTCTCTAGACAAAATCCCAAGTGAATTATCAGGCGGCATGAGAAGAAGAGTGGGCTTTATTCGTGCTCTTATTACCAACCCCGAACTCGCTCTTCTTGATGAACCTACAGCAGGACTAGATCCTGTGACTACAACAATTGTCATTGATATGATTCATAAAATTGGCGAAAGTGTGGGAACCACCATGGTGAGTGTGACATCAAATATCGATGTGGCATTTCGTTTTTCAAAAAATGTTGCCATATTAAAAGATGGAAAAATAATAGGCAAAGGCACAAAAGAAGATTTGCTAAATTTAAATGACCCTTGGATTACAAAATTTTTAACAATTAGACATAATAGTTTTGAAGATGTTTAATAAAATGTTTTATTAAACATCTTCAAAAAATAAAATAAAAAAAAAGAAAGTAACATGAATACCGATTCAGAATATCTTACATGTACTGGCGTCCGTACTCATAATCTTAAAAATATAAATACTAAAATTCCTTTAAAAAAATGGATTACAATTACAGGAGTGTCTGGTAGTGGTAAAAGCAGTTTTGCTTTTGACACCATTTATTCTGAATCCCAAAGACGGTTTTTAGAAACCCTTGGCACTTATGAACGCCAATTTTTACAAGGATTACCACAAGGTGATTTTGAAAGTATTGAGAATATTCCAGCAGCTATTGCATTAAAACAATCAAATCGTACGGGAGATCCGCGAAGCGTGATTGCAACATCCTCCGATGTTGCTGAACCTCTGAGGACTTTATTTATATCACTTATGGAACCTTCTTGCACAGCCTGCGGTTCGCCTGTAACAATGAATTTAGCGCAGGAGTTAATTGATTTTTTAAACGCACCTGACAAAAAAACATTAACAGAAACTTATCTTGTTTCTGTTCCGTATTTTATCCAAAATAAAAAGTTTGCAGAAGATCTCATTGTTGAAGGATATTCAAGAATTGCAATAGAAAATAACATTTTAAATATTGAAGAATTAATAAAAAAATATAATGACAAATCTTATCCCCATCAAGTTGAAATTGTTCTCGACAGAATAAATTGTTCCATGGAAAAATCAGAAATTGAGAATCGTGTAGAAACCATTTGGTCTCAAGTTAAGTTTTCACCTAAATTTTCATTTATTAATATTAGCAAACTTGAAAATTCAAATAGTATTTCATTAGATAAACAAAAATTTCACGTACAAGCCTATTGCCAAAAATGCGAACAACAAACCCATATTATTCAAGCAAATGATTTAGATTGGCAATCCGTATTAGGAGCATGTAGAAAATGTAATGGTCTAGGCAATATCCCCGTTCTCGATGAAAATAAAATTATTCCTAATCCTAAATTATCATTAGCTGAAGGCGCTATTAAACCATGGACATCGGAAACATTTTCTTGGATGAGCGAAGAACTTATTCGTTCCTGCAAAAAGAAACATTATTCTATTAACGAGCCTTATCATAAATTAAACAAAGAAACCATTGATTTTATTTGGAATGGTAATCAAGAAAATAATAAAAAATCAAAAAATGATTACGTTACATTAAATGAATTTTTTAATATTCTTGAACAAGAAAAGTATAAAAGCACTTCAAGAATCATGCTTGCAAAATATAGAAAATATGTTCTATGTCCAGAATGTCAAGGAGCTCGCATAGGAAAATCCGGTCAAAATGCAATATGTTTCGATAAAACGTATTCACAATTATTTGAATCTGAAATTTCATCAACATTAAATTGGCTCGAAAGCCTAAGAAATGAAAAAAAATTTCAAAAAAAACTCTCCGCTATTTCGGAAATATATAACGAAGCTCATAAAAAAATTTCTCTTTTAAACCAGCTTGGCCTCGGATCTGCTCATTTGTTTAGAAGATGTAAAACGTTATCAGGGGGAGAGTATCAAAGAGTTTTATTAACCCGGGTAATTGGCAATGGCCTTACCGATGCTCTTTATGTACTTGATGAACCTAGTGTGGGCTTAGGAAAAAATGAAATTTCAACTTTAATTCAATGTATTAAAGAATTAAGAGATTTAGGTAACACAATAATTATGGTTGAGCATGATAAAGATCTTATCATGGCATCGGATGAAATATTAGAATTAGGCCCTGGTGGAGGCGAAGAAGGGGGACATTTATTACCAATTAAAAATAATATTCCCAATTCTTTAATCACAAAATTTAATCAAGATAATTTACAATTTAAAAAGCAAATTATAATATCTCAAGAGCAACTTAAAAATGAAAAAATAATTTCAATTCAAAAATTTTCAGCACTCAATTGTAAAAATTTAAATTTCGAAGTTTTATTAAACAGAATTAATGTGATTACAGGATCAAGTGGCGCAGGAAAGACAACACTAATCCGTTTTGGTCTAGAGGCGGCACTTGATAAATTAAAAGATTACAATTTGACAAAAAATGGCGATGCTGATTTCGATGCAAGTATTGGAACCTGGGAAAAAATTACGGTTCCCAAAGATTTTTTTGAAACATCGCACATTGTCAGTGTGGAACAAAAAGCACTTCACAGAACAGCAACAAGCGTCCCCGCAACCATCCTAGGATTAATGGATATATTAAGGAAAAATTTTGCCGCCACAAAAGAAGCTAAATTTGCTGGTTTTAATTTATCTGACTTTTCCTTTAATGGAGCGGGAAGCTGTGAAAATTGCAATGGTCGGGGAATCATACAAGAGGATCTTTTTTTCCTAGGCGAAGTGGAAAAAATATGTCCCGATTGTAAGGGAACTCGTTATCGTAACGAAATTCTAGATATTAAATGGAATGGTAAAAATATTCATGAGTGGCTTTCAACAAGTTTACAAGATTGCAAAGTGAGACTTGGAAGAGAAGCGGGCTTTGGTAAGGTGATTTCACTCTGCTGTCAACTTGGTTTAGGGCATATTCCTCTGGGCATGATGACAACATCTATGTCGGGAGGAGAAGCACAAAGACTAAGAATATGTGCTGCACTTGCAAAATCTGATAAAAAATTATTTTGTATTCTTGATGAACCGACACGCGGCTTATCTGAAAAAGATGTGGGTAATCTTTTTGAAACATTGCTCAATCTAAGTTACGAAGGACATACTTTTGTCATTGTAGAACATCATGAACTTTTCCAACAGCATGCTCATTATTTAATCCATCTTGGGCCAGGAAGCGGTTCTCAAGGTGGAAAAATTGTCGAAAAAATATTAACAGTTGCCAAATGACAATGACAGTGACTATGATACACACTGTCATTTATGAGATCATCACTCAGGGATAAATTAAAAATGTTGAGATCAATTTTAGGAAATACAACAAAACAAATTGAAGTTATAAAAAGAATGAGTGGCGAAAAATTCATCGAAAAAATTTATGGTGAAGACGCTATGAAAATTTTTTATGGCAGTGCTGCTGGTGCTGCATTTACAGAAAAATTCCTCACAAATAAATGGATAAGTAACATTTATGGTGCTTACAATGATTCAGGAGCAAGCAAACATAAAATTGAAGAATTTGTAAAATCAATGGGAATAAATGTTTCTGAATCTGAAAAAGATATATCTGAATATCATTCTTTTAACGATTTTTTTGCTAGAAAATTACACCCTCGTGCTCGTCCGGTAAATAGATTAGCTCCCGGAATAAACTCTCCCGGCGACGGCCGTTTACTCGTTTTTCCTAATATTAATGACTCTATTATTACCTATTTAAAGTGGGCGCCCATTAAACTTACAGATCTTTTTAATGGCAACGAAAGCTTAGCGGAGCGTTATAAAAATGGATCATGTGGAATTTTAAGACTGTGCCCATCGGATTATCACCGTTTTCATTTTCCCGTTTCCGGAAAAGCAGGAATAACCAAATCTGTTCCAGGGCTTCTTCACTCTGTAAATCCTTACGCTCTAGAACAAAAAATTCCTGTTTATTGCTTAAATAAAAGAACTCTTTGTGAACTTGATTCGGACAATTTTGGCAAAGTTTTATTAATGGAAGTAGGCGCATTATTTGTTGGTACCATTGTGCAAACTTATCGCCCCGCCATGCAAGTCGAAAAAGGGGACGAAAAAGGTTACTTTAAATTTGGCGGTAGTACTTGTATTTTCTTTTTTGAGCGTGGAATAATGAAGTTCGATGAAGATCTCATCAAAGCATCTGAAGAAGGTTTTGAGACATTAGTACAAGTGGGCGAAAAAATTGGTACCTTAATTGAAGGAAAAGTTGATGCATGATGCCGAAGTGCAACAGCAAATCATCCGTGATAAAGACTTTTCGTTCGCTGATCTTGAAATTCTAACCAATCTTTGTTTCCAAACAAATCAATATTTAAAAAATTTTCCGCAAGTTTTTCAGGAAGAAAATCGAGAGCATCTTTTTTTACTACGTTTGAAAAATAAAATAGCATCGTTTTGCTCTATTTATCCTTTTTCATTCCATGTCAATGGGACACGTTTGAGCGCCTATTGCATTGGCAGTGTCTGCACTCATCCTAAATATCGTAATTTAGGTCTTGCTCAAAAAGCAGTGACCATGGCAGAAATGAAGGCAATTGAAAATGCTGCAGACTTTATTTTTTTATTTGCTGATAAAAATAAACTTTATGCAAACTTAAATTTTATTCCTACAGGAAAAACATTTTTAGCACAAATAGGGACAAATATATCAAATCAAATAGCACTTAATAATTGCAAATCTATCATGGAACAACTCGAAAAATTTAAAAGTATTTTTGATAACAATCCTATTCAAATTTTGTTTAAAAAAAATTTACTTGAATTAACCGATTTTGAAAAAACTAGAATTTGGCAATTTATTATTTTAAATAGACCACCCTGTGAATCTGTATTATCTTATCTTGATTTTTGTAATATACTAGCAATAAAAAATATGAATATATTTTATGCTACAAATAACAATCAAATTTTTTCATTATGCTTTTATAATAAGGGAGATGATTTCCAAAACGTCATCCACTCATCTTATTATACCAATAGAAATTATTTATTTATATTAATTAAAGAAATTCTTTCTATAAATAAAGGCAAAGATATTATTTTTTTTCCTGGCGCACTCTCGCATGAGTTTGAAGATGTTTTTGATTTTATTTCAATCCCTTCCATGTCAATAAAAACTCTTAATGAAAAAAAAATTCCTATCCAAATACTACAAAATTTCTGTATCAAAAATTTAATATTCGTCAATAGTTTGCAAGGCACATAAAATGTTATGATTAAGTAAATAAAAGTTACTTAACAAAGGAAGTTGTTATGCAAAATACTGCGGATAGCGAGCATTCTATCGAAATGACCGTTCTGATGACGCCTGATATGGCCAATTTTTCAGGAAAAGTTCATGGGGGACATATTTTAAAAGTGCTCGATCAAGTCGCCTACGTTTGCGCCTCGCGCTATTCAGGCCATTATGTCGTTACTTTATCTGTTGATCAGGTTTTTTTTAGACATCCCATTCACGTAGGTGAAATCGTTACATTTTCAGCAACAATCAATCATACAGGGCGATCATCCATGGAAGTGGGAATCCGCGTTGTCGCTGAAGACACACGTACGCGTGTCACAAACCACGTTCTTTCTAGTTACTTCACCATGGTGGCATTAGACGAAAATTCGAAATCTGTAACTATTCCACACCTGCAAATTGTTTCTGATAAACAAAAAGAAAGAAGCGAAGCTGCCTTAAAGCGCAAAGAGCTTCGCGATCAGATTTGGAAAAAATAAAACATTAATTTGATTTTTTCTTTTCATCTTTCATTTCAATTGTGATTGTATAAATTTGATAGCTACTTAAATTTAAATCTGAATTTTCGTTTTGAAATATAACATAAGCTTTTGTCACTTGCTTTGATTCTAATTTATGAGGTAGTTTTGCAAGTTTTTGCAATTGCGCTCCTGAAATAGCAATGCTGTCCACAGTATTAAATACATTATCAGTATTTTTAAATAAGGCATGAACTTTTTGATATGAAATAGGACTCTCTAAATCTTCATTTGGTGCAATAACATATTTGTTTCCTAGAGTTTTATTTTTCGTAAATAAAATTTTTCCAGAATATAAAACAACACGACTGGAAACATCGTATATTATTTTCAGTTTCTCTGAAGGATTTATGCTATAATCAGGAGCAGGAATTTGTTTCAAATTTAGCTTTATTTCATTTTCAGAATAAATTTCATGTTTATCAATTTTTACAAGATCTAATCCAGCTATTTCATTTGAGTCAAATATTTTCATTTCAGATAAGACAATTGTAATTGTAGGATCTCGACTAAAATCAACAGGAT is a window encoding:
- a CDS encoding ABC transporter ATP-binding protein codes for the protein MQASNIVSLHDIQVAFIKNKPVLQNLNLEIEKGTSLTILGPGGSGKSTLLKVILGIIKPQSGSVNVLNKEVNRLKDAQRADLFKKMGMAFQQGALFDFMTVRENLLFAMENMTAFSKEDREKKVLSFLDQVLLSHSLDKIPSELSGGMRRRVGFIRALITNPELALLDEPTAGLDPVTTTIVIDMIHKIGESVGTTMVSVTSNIDVAFRFSKNVAILKDGKIIGKGTKEDLLNLNDPWITKFLTIRHNSFEDV
- the asd gene encoding archaetidylserine decarboxylase (Phosphatidylserine decarboxylase is synthesized as a single chain precursor. Generation of the pyruvoyl active site from a Ser is coupled to cleavage of a Gly-Ser bond between the larger (beta) and smaller (alpha chains). It is an integral membrane protein.), whose amino-acid sequence is MLRSILGNTTKQIEVIKRMSGEKFIEKIYGEDAMKIFYGSAAGAAFTEKFLTNKWISNIYGAYNDSGASKHKIEEFVKSMGINVSESEKDISEYHSFNDFFARKLHPRARPVNRLAPGINSPGDGRLLVFPNINDSIITYLKWAPIKLTDLFNGNESLAERYKNGSCGILRLCPSDYHRFHFPVSGKAGITKSVPGLLHSVNPYALEQKIPVYCLNKRTLCELDSDNFGKVLLMEVGALFVGTIVQTYRPAMQVEKGDEKGYFKFGGSTCIFFFERGIMKFDEDLIKASEEGFETLVQVGEKIGTLIEGKVDA
- a CDS encoding GNAT family N-acetyltransferase, whose amino-acid sequence is MHDAEVQQQIIRDKDFSFADLEILTNLCFQTNQYLKNFPQVFQEENREHLFLLRLKNKIASFCSIYPFSFHVNGTRLSAYCIGSVCTHPKYRNLGLAQKAVTMAEMKAIENAADFIFLFADKNKLYANLNFIPTGKTFLAQIGTNISNQIALNNCKSIMEQLEKFKSIFDNNPIQILFKKNLLELTDFEKTRIWQFIILNRPPCESVLSYLDFCNILAIKNMNIFYATNNNQIFSLCFYNKGDDFQNVIHSSYYTNRNYLFILIKEILSINKGKDIIFFPGALSHEFEDVFDFISIPSMSIKTLNEKKIPIQILQNFCIKNLIFVNSLQGT
- a CDS encoding acyl-CoA thioesterase, which produces MQNTADSEHSIEMTVLMTPDMANFSGKVHGGHILKVLDQVAYVCASRYSGHYVVTLSVDQVFFRHPIHVGEIVTFSATINHTGRSSMEVGIRVVAEDTRTRVTNHVLSSYFTMVALDENSKSVTIPHLQIVSDKQKERSEAALKRKELRDQIWKK